The following coding sequences lie in one Takifugu flavidus isolate HTHZ2018 chromosome 4, ASM371156v2, whole genome shotgun sequence genomic window:
- the LOC130524913 gene encoding protein S100-B-like yields the protein METLDDISELEKGMVSIIQIFHKYSGFKCKLKKAELKDLINNEMSTFIKKIQENETLDRLFADLDQNGDLEIDFKEFIALIAMVTSACQELFVPNNS from the exons ATGGAG ACTTTAGATGACATATCAGAGCTGGAGAAAGGCATGGTTTCCATCATCCAGATTTTCCACAAATACTCTGGATTCAAGTGCAAGCTGAAGAAGGCTGAGCTGAAAGATCTCATCAACAATGAGATGAGTACTTTCATCAAG AAAATCCAAGAAAATGAGACGCTGGACAGGCTTTTTGCAGACCTTGACCAGAACGGAGACCTGGAAATTGACTTCAAAGAGTTCATCGCTCTCATTGCCATGGTTACTTCAGCATGTCAAGAACTCTTTGTACCCAACAATAGTTAG
- the inpp1 gene encoding inositol polyphosphate 1-phosphatase — MADLLRLLLQVAEKAANVARVCRQEAPLFQLLVQEKTGDDKNKKFVQDFKTLADVVIQEMIRHDVGAQFPEMVGFIHGEESNKFENGLGESVTVTVCSTEGETATLLASVLDNNHTAASLLARAIHRDPVTTDAQADALMVPLNPSDLGIWIDPIDATSQYIEGREEVLEEGRLFPSGLHCALVLIGVYLRSSGEPVMGVINQPFNYKDPASGSWSGRHFWGVSCGGVNTSSESRPKDVPDRGPSVVLSSSEKQVVKEALISFYGPDKLMYASGAGYKILCVIQGLADIYVLSEGSTFKWDSCAPHALLRALGGGVADLAESLQDGQTELTYHQPREECKGADRWANHGGLVAYRDQAQLHSVIRTLKGKL, encoded by the exons ATGGCTgatctgctgaggctgctgctgcaggtggctgaGAAAGCGGCCAACGTGGCCCGGGTGTGCAGGCAGGAGGCCCCCCTCTTCCAGCTCCTCGTCCAGGAGAAGACGGGCGACGACAAGAACAAGAAGTTCGTCCAGGACTTTAAGACGCTCGCCGATGTGGTGATCCAGGAGATGATCCGGCACGACGTCGGTGCTCAG TTCCCGGAGATGGTCGGCTTCATCCACGGAGAGGAGTCCAACAAGTTTGAAAATGGGCTTG GAGAGAGCGTGACGGTCACCGTGTGCAGCACGGAGGGGGAGACTGCAACGCTGCTGGCATCCGTGCTGGATAATAATCACACCGCAGCGTCCCTGCTGGCCCGAGCCATCCACCGGGACCCAGTGACCACCGACGCCCAGGCAGATGCCCTGATGGTGCCCCTCAACCCCTCCGATCTTGGCATCTGGATCGACCCGATAG ATGCCACCAGCCAGTACATCGAGGGTcgggaggaggtgctggaggagggcCGCCTCTTCCCTTCAGGCCTCCACTGCGCTCTGGTCCTGATCGGGGTTTATCTGCGGAGCAGCGGCGAGCCAGTGATGGGCGTCATCAACCAGCCGTTCAACTACAAGGACCCAGCCAGCGGAAG CTGGAGCGGCCGCCACTTCTGGGGTGTGTCCTGCGGCGGCGTCAACACCAGCTCAGAGTCCCGGCCTAAAGACGTCCCGGACAGGGGGCCGTCTGTGGTGCTGAGCTCCAGCGAGAAGCAGGTGGTGAAAGAGGCCCTGATCTCCTTCTACGGCCCCGACAAGCTGATGTACGCGTCCGGCGCCGGCTACAAGATCCTGTGCGTCATCCAGGGCCTGGCCGACATCTACGTGCTTTCAGAGGGGAGCACCTTCAAGTGGGACTCCTGCGCGCCCCACGCCCTGCTGCGTGCCCTCGGGGGGGGCGTGGCCGACCTGGCTGAGTCCCTGCAGGACGGCCAGACAGAACTGACCTACCACCAGCCCCGCGAGGAATGTAAGGGGGCAGACCGGTGGGCCAACCACGGCGGGCTGGTGGCCTACCGAGACCAAGCGCAGCTCCACAGCGTCATCAGAACTCTGAAAGGCAAACTTTAA